In Pochonia chlamydosporia 170 chromosome Unknown PCv3seq00008, whole genome shotgun sequence, the following proteins share a genomic window:
- a CDS encoding BAH domain-containing protein — MGRKSRKRRRCSIEEGRVGCPFTVITLTDQSSERTSEKRKQHHGDKVDRQFTQLSPFKPQGKFISNQSMDMSYTIEPLKRWQDMTRYHTFILNGHTYRTDDFVYVGNDNSIKAQKAACRDKDRATSPQLTQHWVAKVLEIRAADENHVYARVYWMYSPDELPPNTRHGEETIEGRQPYHGKNEVIASNHMDIINVVSVVTEALVHQWIESNDDETHDTLYWRQAFNVATLELSSAELICNCRTPAHPEELLVGCTSQDCGQWLHEKCLRDAVLKRVYDRLGGGKQNSPENVSDITLTVSQTTPPSSLVEGGKDPSNLSSLKMSKITSNEIYDGLFTAALNTKDGPMHWEITDHRQDRAENSGTWMERVDCLTCGTTLD; from the exons ATGGGACGTAAATCGAGGAAACGGCGTCGATGTTCCATCGAGGAGGGTCGCGTTGGCTGCCCATTCACCGTGATTACGCTCACCGACCAGAGCTCCGAACGAACATCCGAGAAGAGGAAACAACATCAtggtgacaaggttgacAGGCAATTCACCCAGCTCTCACCCTTCAAGCCGCAAGGAAAATTCATATCGAACCAAAGCATGGACATGTCGTACACAATAGAGCCGTTGAAACGCTGGCAGGATATGACGCGATATCACACCTTTATTC TTAACGGGCATACATACCGAACGGACGATTTTGTATACGTTGGCAACGATAACTCGATCAAGGCCCAGAAGGCAGCATGTAGAGACAAGGACCGAGCAACATCGCCACAGTTGACACAGCATTGGGTCGCTAAAGTTCTGGAGATCAGGGCGGCGGACGAAAACCATGTGTATGCCCGTGTCTACTGGATGTATTCCCCGGACGAGTTGCCCCCTAACACTCGGCATGGCGAGGAGACGATTGAAGGTCGGCAGCCATATCATGGCAAGAACGAGGTAATAGCTTCGAATCACA TGGATATTATCAACGTCGTCAGCGTTGTTACAGAGGCCCTAGTGCATCAATGGATTGAATCAAACGACGATGAAACTCATGATACCTTATATTGGCGgcaagcattcaatgttgcgacACTGGAGCTTTCC TCAGCAGAGCTGATCTGCAATTGTCGCACCCCAGCACATCCAGAAGAACTTTTAGTCGGCTGCACAAGTCAAGACTGCGGGCAGTGGTTACATGAGAAATGCTTGCGGGATGCTGTATTAAAGAGAGTATACGACCGCTTAGGGGGcggaaaacaaaacagtcCAGAGAATGTCTCAGATATAACACTGACGGTATCTCAGACAACGCCTCCAAGCTCTCTAGTTGAGGGTGGGAAGGATCCGTCAAACCTGTCCTCGTTAAAAATGAGCAAAATTACCAGTAACGAAATATATGACGGTTTATTCACGGCAGCACTCAATACGAAAGACGGGCCAATGCATTGGGAAATCACTGATCATAGGCAAGACCGTGCTGAAAATAGTGGCACTTGGATGGAACGTGTAGACTGCCTTACTTGTGGCACAACTCTTGACTAA
- a CDS encoding thioredoxin reductase (similar to Metarhizium robertsii ARSEF 23 XP_011411420.1), which yields MATPVSFHNQRFWTPSTHVHMNYSGSKRLSAAQQQSSPSPDRAEKPSRKPSSRSSCHVVDDQTAKTVEIISIPSDEESDVKCDSHDNEPQERLTHVSHQPTPASTLRQGSMMPECTKSPRILAWDECTGAIDYHEASADAVFLERTTDTAHASPSPRARFVVRDEDADCEQTASSVRQSSAGLDYTPRQIEKASTNASLSNTADKPEHAHPDDTLPSVEALAASAKEELGDTHRVGERNRQSNRGDGHEGLGAPASPSVTVYQEASRSPSPVSAQSTTSSAASPFHSPQTPGSTRASTPAVSRQVNMSLKNLSCDLEPMQITSSRVATEDIVNTLKDPPPVQPQLPDSSNVKSNIYVQINDKNMETRSSKSPSYRRIRPTTMNEKSQWRDRDDPHRQDGVRRQSDTEYCPSSTDDDDRQDSDDDELIQQDSRKRRRFGSPSIGSRMPSKRHYPDTSTRERRPRDMLLSAISHPSTDSIDGAEFEEWALKNVQLKRTIVNDKATFQLQFDWDLCMKHGYAMHPRSKRSQKQGGHSTRARFTPEEDCLLKKLKEELGLSWADIHARFSDKFAWRSKEALQVRYCTKLKFRR from the exons ATGGCAACTCCTGTTTCATTTCATAACCAGCGCTTTTGGACTCCGTCAACGCACGTCCACATGAACTATTCTGGCAGCAAACGGCTGTCCGCCGCCCAACAGCAGAgttctccatcaccagaTAGAGCTGAGAAGCCGTCACGTAAACCATCGTCACGGTCAAGCTGTCATGTGGTCGACGATCAGACGGCGAAAACGGTTGAGATTATATCAATACCATCCGATGAGGAATCTGATGTAAAGTGTGACAGCCATGATAATGAGCCGCAGGAAAGACTCACGCATGTGTCGCACCAGCCAACCCCTGCGAGCACCCTTCGTCAAGGTAGTATGATGCCTGAATGCACGAAAAGCCCCAGAATATTAGCTTGGGATGAATGCACTGGAGCTATTGACTATCACGAAGCATCGGCGGATGCAGTTTTCCTAGAAAGGACCACGGACACTGCTCAtgcttcgccttctcctCGGGCTAGATTCGTGGTGCGAGATGAGGATGCGGACTGCGAGCAGACAGCTTCTTCCGTGCGGCAATCTTCTGCGGGCCTTGATTACACCCCGAGGCAAATCGAGAAGGCATCAACCAACGCATCTCTTTCAAACACTGCCGACAAACCTGAGCACGCACATCCGGACGACACTCTTCCGTCGGTCGAggccttggcggcatctgccaaggaagagcttGGAGACACGCATCGTGTTG GCGAGCGCAATAGACAGTCTAACCGCGGTGACGGCCACGAAGGCCTCGGTGCACCAGCTTCCCCCTCAGTGACCGTATACCAAGAAGCTTCTCGGAGCCCAAGCCCGGTTTCCGCGCAGTCTACAACTTCCTCTGCGGCTAGTCCCTTTCATTCGCCACAAACGCCTGGATCAACCCGTGCCTCAACGCCGGCAGTGTCGCGACAGGTTAACATGTCATTGAAGAACCTGTCATGTGATCTGGAGCCAATGCAGATAACCTCCTCTCGAGTAGCAACTGAGGATATTGTGAACACGCTTAAAGATCCACCTCCGGTGCAGCCTCAACTTCCGGATAGCTCCAATGTCAAATCAAACATATATGTACAGATTAATGACAAGAATATGGAAACGCGGTCGAGCAAGTCCCCTTCTTACCGGCGAATCCGACCTACGACAATGAACGAAAAATCGCAGTGGCGCGACAGGGACGATCCACATAGGCAAGACGGTGTCCGTAGACAGAGCGACACAGAATACTGCCCTTCATCCacagacgatgacgaccGTCAGGATagtgacgacgacgaattAATTCAACAGGATTCACGCAAGCGCCGTAGATTCGGTAGTCCCTCTATTGGATCCAGAATGCCTAGTAAACGGCACTATCCTGACACCTCGACAAGGGAACGTCGGCCACGGGACATGCTCCTCTCTGCTATATCGCACCCCTCAACCGACTCTATCGACGGAGCGGAGTTTGAAGAATGGGCCTTAAAAAATGTCCAGCTAAAGCGTACCATTGTTAACGACAAAGCTACGTTCCAGTTACAGTTCGACTGGGACTTGTGCATGAAACACGGCTACGCAATGCACCCACGGTCCAAGAGAAGTCAGAAGCAAGGAGGACACAGCACGAGAGCAAGGTTTACACCGGAGGAGGATTGCCTGCTCAAAAAGTTGAAAGAGGAACTCGGACTTTCGTGGGCAGACATTCATGCACGGTTTAGCGACAAATTTGCATGGCGCTCAAAAGAGGCTCTTCAAGTTCGATACTGTACAAAGTTGAAGTTTCGTAGGTGA
- a CDS encoding chromate transporter (similar to Verticillium dahliae VdLs.17 XP_009651893.1), with translation MSISYWEQKAQKAIVQTWPTIRNNWHLGVTAFGGPPVHFKIFHDKFVLKLNWIDELLYQELFSVSQALSGPASTKMLYCINLIHSGLFGALLAFFIWSLPGALGMFGLSVGVSSIGSTLPRAVYALLSGLNAATVGIIALAAVELSNKAITDKLTRVLVFLTGAAGMLYNALWYFPVLMFAAGFAAVTHDYRWLHRLGQVAKRIFIRARPSSTGLENNAIETDSRRGSNITVPAPRERDLTSGGLPESRTIPQEYRLDFSWKSGTAIITAFSFPSLS, from the exons ATGTCTATCAGCTACTGGGAACAAAAAGCACAAAAAGCTATCGTTCAAACATGGCCGACGATCCGGAATAACTGGCACCTCGGCGTCACCGCGTTTGGTGGACCGCCAGTCCATTTCAAAATC TTCCATGACAAGTTTGTGTTGAAGCTCAATTGGATCGATGAGCTGTTG TACCAGGAGCTCTTCAGCGTCTCGCAAGCTCTATCGGGCCCAGCAAGCACAAAAATGCTGTATTGTATTAACTTAATTCACAGCGGCTTATTTGGGGCCCTGCTTGCCTTTTTCATTTGGAG TTTGCCTGGAGCTCTGGGTATGTTTGGTCTTTCCGTCGGCGTCTCCAGCATAGGGAGTACATTACCACGTGCAGTTTACGCCTTATTGTCCGGGCTTAACGCTGCAACTGTTGGGATTATCGCCTTAGCAGCAGTGGAACTATCGAACAAAGCAATTACAGACAAGCTGACTAGAGTCCTTGTCTTTCTTACCGGTGCCGCCGGAATGCTATATAACGCGCTCTGGTACTTTCCGGTCCTTATGTTCGCCGCTGGTTTCGCTGCTGTTACACACGACTACCGCTGGCTTCATCGTCTCGGGCAAGTTGCTAAGCGTATTTTCATACGTGCGAGACCATCATCGACAGGATTGGAAAACAATGCAATCGAAACAGATAGCCGCAGGGGCTCCAATATTACTGTCCCTGCGCCCCGGGAGCGTGATCTCACTTCTGGGGGCCTGCCTGAGTCGCGCACCATACCACAGGAGTATCGGCTGGACTTCTCATGGAAATCCGGAACTGCTATTATCACGgctttttcctttccttcgTTGTCGTAA
- a CDS encoding fot5 transposase (similar to Colletotrichum gloeosporioides Nara gc5 XP_007277752.1) translates to MPNSRKLTNLEESTIVRYILDLGSRSFPPRLSGVQDMANRLLADRNAPPVGVNWASNFVKRQPQLFTRFTRQYDYQRALCEDPKIIKPWFELVRNTVAKYGIQDEDFHNFDETGFMMGVISSVSAAVTTSILWFIVNPLHFQRFKPIARTVQAQLRYKRLGI, encoded by the coding sequence ATGCCTAATTCTCGAAAACTTACAAATCTGGAGGAATCAACAATTGTCAGATACATCCTTGACCTAGGCTCGAGatcttttcctccccggcttagtggtgtgcaagatatggcgaatcgcCTGCTCGCCGATCGTAACGCGCCTCCTGTGGGAGTcaactgggcttcaaactttgtcAAGCGCCAACCACAGCTGTTTACGCGCTTTACGCGTCAATATGACTaccagagggccttatgcgaagatccaaagataattaaaccttggtttgagcttgtacgcaacacagtcgcgaaatacggcatacaAGACGAGGATTttcacaactttgacgagactggctttatgatgggcgtAATCTCAAGTGTTTCAGCAGCTGTAACAACCAGCATCCTCTGGTTCATAGTGAATCCACTGCATTTCCAGCGCTTCAAGCCTATAGCTCGCACCGTGCAAGCTCAATTACGGTACAAGCGGCTTGGAATCTAA
- a CDS encoding mutator-like element (similar to Colletotrichum gloeosporioides Nara gc5 XP_007273515.1): MSSQETIASFTCAGRNDSTAAQSPPEGQRWEPTPFDPELHYGAGDDNALYNIFATWPDNFFSSLPKPHGNRGVDEPYLELRQSQIFLDDCFRGKGTRRCCTTTIPCPDKLDRERMRQQVQLEEANTYITPKALFRSALDLAREQAKLDSSLANALARHRRTSDLRRATCENPSASLSLLQRRDRQEHQERDDNSDTGSSTQSQSNTILNPPIPGPLTSSIEALQSQVNNFAKENGFGVVRRNGSGSSVRKTRYVFECDRYGQPRPSRGAGLRQKRSRKCGCKWKVVGEALEENNYMWTLREFADLQHSKHNHGRSISLSAHPIHRRLSDSVKATVEAISRRVGIRARDIRGVVKEKHPGTVYTRKDIYNARALLRREKLDGLSPTAALIKLFDERSIPYIVKWSDAEPDRLVGLIWTFPYCLRMWKRFPEIMSFDNTYNTNRFKLPLFQVTGQTCLKSIYNAAFGLIDNERREGFQFLAEGLRQLIVEHEIQSPDVIITDYDKQMKAALDSQFPGSQQQICIHHVNSNVLLNAKRRWKDAEEEGDGCGHNSSDSERSQAALTSRDMEAVRAVGKDGSPPLRTDHTSPVPHNYRGVLELWKFVVFAQTKDDYEKAWARLCDEFNDQQIILMYLYNTYLPVSAQWAHCFIKKYRNFGVRVTSGTEASNNNVKSYLLNGMSNLYGLVEAIEGMLADQQQDSLDDCSQDEVLTARAYSGPGSEYLGELRMVMSQPGLSLLAREHRHAVKSIPSRSCPWPEPIGKCNEDCTVSWQLGIPCSHTIYNKLEAGTFLTKWDVHPRWHLREPTSRNPYRRILDPKVATSLRGWPKNATQPVPESMVINRPASQSRDGLAAAGKTIKESKVTRKKAALGPGKQTGVRQAGRRRQLSVRRTRSEWEIISEDEAPEPAPKRQRRGSRRVPAASMSSAATNLGHETECEDCINVPFATEEEFDRYFDNLDKIAGGGIQLAASTASSGTTEKFTSPEESIDQASRVCHTTSTTLYINNDDPGNFVNSESEDDPSLSTSRAEKSPSRFFSANTEHKSRERTLARPKAKAKKRGRRSIVKGLKRMKRGKQQRVLTVFKNCNVTIFKA; the protein is encoded by the exons ATGAGCTCTCAGGAAACCATAGCTTCATTCACCTGTGCTGGGCGAAACGACAGCACAGCTGCCCAGTCGCCCCCTGAGGGCCAAAGGTGGGAGCCCACACCATTCGACCCCGAACTTCACTACGGCGCTGGAGACGATAATGCCTTGTATAATATTTTTGCGACATGGCCAGATaacttcttcagcagccttcCCAAGCCTCATGGCAACCGCGGTGTCGATGAGCCTTATTTAGAATTAAGACAATCCCAAATATTCTTGGACGACTGCTTCCGCGGCAAGGGTACTCGGCGCTGCTGCACAACAACGATTCCCTGTCCAGATAAGCTGGACAGAGAGCGTATGCGCCAGCAAGTCCAATTGGAGGAAGCCAATACTTACATAACACCCAAAGCCCTCTTTCGGTCTGCTCTAGACCTCGCACGCGAGCAAGCAAAGCTTGACTCCTCATTGGCAAACGCTTTGGCTAGGCATCGTCGGACATCTGATCTGCGGAGGGCTACTTGTGAGAACCCAAGTGCATCACTCTCATTGCTACAAAGGCGAGATCGACAGGAACATCAAGAACGTGACGATAACTCAGACACAGGCTCTAGTACTCAAAGTCAGTCTAACACCATTCTCAACCCGCCGATTCCTGGTCCCCTCACTTCATCAATAGAGGCTCTCCAGTCCCAAGTCAACAactttgcaaaggaaaaCGGATTTGGAGTGGTCAGACGGAACGGCTCGGGTAGTAGTGTACGGAAAACCCGGTACGTATTTGAGTGTGATCGGTATGGCCAGCCGCGCCCATCCAGAGGGGCAGGGCTTCGCCAGAAACGCTCTCGGAAATGCGGTTGCAAGTGGAAGGTTGTGGGGGAAGCGTTAGAAGAGAACAATTATATGTGGACTCTGCGGGAGTTTGCCGACCTTCAGCACAGTAAACACAATCATGGACGGAGTATAAGTCTCTCAGCTCATCCAATTCACCGGAGGCTAAGCGACTCTGTCAAGGCAACGGTTGAAGCTATTAGCCGGCGAGTCGGCATACGGGCCCGCGATATACGTGGTGTTGTTAAAGAAAAACACCCCGGCACCGTCTATACGCGTAAGGACATCTATAACGCTAGGGCGCTCTTGCGCCGCGAGAAGCTTGACGGGTTGAGCccaacagccgccttgaTTAAGCTCTTCGATGAGAGAAGCATCCCATATATTGTCAAATGGTCAGACGCAGAGCCTGACCGCCTTGTTGGCCTTATATGGACCTTTCCATACTGTCTTCGCATGTGGAAACGATTTCCCGAAATCATGAGCTTTGATAACACGTACAATACGAATCGTTTCAAGCTGCCCCTCTTCCAGGTGACGGGGCAGACCTGTCTCAAGTCTATCTACAACGCCGCTTTCGGATTGATCGATAATGAGAGACGGGAAGGTTTCCAATTCCTCGCTGAGGGACTCAGACAGCTAATTGTGGAGCATGAAATCCAGTCACCGGACGTGATCATCACGGACTATGATAAGCAGATGAAGGCTGCATTGGATAGCCAGTTCCCcggcagccaacagcaaattTGCATCCACCATGTCAACTCAAACGttcttctcaatgccaaaCGAAGGTGGAAGGacgcagaggaggagggtgacGGCTGTGGACATAACAGTTCCGACAGTGAACGGTCACAGGCGGCACTAACCTCGAGAGATATGGAAGCTGTCCGAGCTGTAGGGAAAGACGGCAGCCCGCCGTTGCGGACTGACCACACCTCACCTGTGCCACACAACTATCGCGGAGTCCTTGAATTATGGAAGTTCGTGGTCTTCGCACAGACTAAAGATGATTACGAGAAGGCCTGGGCGCGTTTATGCGATGAGTTCAATGACCAGCAGATAATTCTGATGTACCTTTACAATACTTACTTGCCTGTAAGTGCGCAATGGGCACATTGCTTTATCAAGAAGTACCGCAATTTCGGGGTTCGGGTGACTTCTGGCACGGAGgcgagcaacaacaatgtcaagagtTATCTGCTCAACGGCATGAGCAATTTATACGGACTTGTCGAAGCGATCGAGGGCATGTTGGCTGATCAGCAGCAGGATTCCCTTGATGACTGCTCGCAAGACGAAGTGCTGACCGCACGGGCGTACTCCGGGCCGGGCTCAGAATATCTAGGGGAGCTTCGCATGGTGATGTCCCAGCCGGGGCTTAGTCTTCTCGCCAGAGAACACCGCCATGCGGTCAAGTCAATACCAAGCAGGTCCTGCCCTTGGCCAGAACCGATCGGAAAATGCAACGAGGACTGTACCGTCTCCTGGCAGCTGGGGATACCTTGTAGTCATACAATTTATAATAAGTTGGAAGCAGGAACATTCTTAACGAAATGGGACGTTCATCCTCGGTGGCATTTGAGGGAGCCGACTTCACGCAACCCCTACCGCAGAATACTCGATCCCAAGGTTGCAACAAGCCTTCGAGGGTGGCCGAAGAATGCCACGCAACCTGTCCCGGAGAGTATGGTAATTAATcggccagccagtcaaaGCCGTGACGgcctggcagcagcaggcaaGACTATTAAAGAGAGCAAGGTTACACGAAAGAAGGCTGCCCTCGGACCAGGCAAACAGACTGGCGTACGACAGGCTGGCCGCAGGAGGCAGCTCAGCGTACGGAGGACCCGATCCGAATGGGAGATCATCAGCGAAGATGAGGCTCCGGAACCTGCCCCGAAACGTCAACGTCGAGGCTCTCGTAGGGTGCCAGCCGCTTCAATGTCATCCGCCGCAACAAATTTGGGCCATGAGACAGAGTGTGAGGATTGTATCAAC GTACCTTTTGccaccgaagaagaatttGATCGTTATTTCGATAATTTAGACAAGATTGCTGGTGGGGGCATTCAGTTAGCTGCTTCGACTGCGAGCTCGGGGACAACAGAGAAATTCACGTCACCGGAAGAATCCATTGATCAAGCCTCTCGGGTTTGCCATACAACGTCAACCACCTTATACATTAACAATGACGATCCCGGCAATTTTGTGAACTCAGAGTCCGAAGATGATCCATCGTTGTCAACCTCGAGAGCGGAAAAATCCCCCTCGAGATTCTTTTCTGCAAATACGGAACACAAGTCCAGAGAGCGTACGCTGGCAAGACCGAAGGCGAAGGCTAAAAAGAGGGGAAGACGTAGCATAGTGAAAGGCTTAAAACGGATGAAAAGGGGAAAACAACAACGGGTATTGACAGTATTCAAAAACTGCAACGTCACTATATTTAAAGCGTGA
- a CDS encoding udp-glucuronosyl udp-glucosyltransferase (similar to Colletotrichum gloeosporioides Nara gc5 XP_007278826.1), producing MRNKIERIGAEWLEITTTFGVETDIALQKIISMPLGMARLSLELTWVFFNDLPRRIEQVGEALGLLQGRNPSRQIILIEDVFNLSAMVYKYGRPLPGGLLKMPHSIGVGASLMLVESEDTAPIFLGLPPDSTTSGKLRNKALNALYKEGPMKPVTTALNQALSQAGCTHFPEEDFFTATYTAHDITIQLCSESMEYLRSDLPSSIHFIGVLPRIDTGLFEQPGWWSEIERARATRNSRVIVVSQANVNHSDLITPTVLAFSDQDDVNVIVILGENNKMMTHNVQLPPHVRIANSPVEDQILKFADVFVSNSGYGAFTCAVRNGVQILLAVEKERELEVSMRVDYTGIGFSLEAQKVTPDKIRKAAEEILKNPKYKTKAIEMKEENDALNALTAIETKVMELTGK from the coding sequence ATGCGTAACAAAATTGAGCGGATCGGGGCAGAATGGCTAGAAATCACCACCACTTTCGGTGTCGAGACAGACATTGCATTGCAGAAAATAATCTCTATGCCATTGGGGATGGCTCGGCTCTCTCTGGAGCTTACCTGggtcttcttcaatgacCTTCCCCGCCGCATTGAGCAGGTTGGTGAGGCACTTGGCCTTCTGCAAGGCCGTAATCCTAGCCGGCAGATCATATTGATTGAGGACGTCTTCAACTTGTCTGCCATGGTATACAAATACGGCCGCCCTTTGCCGGGGGGATTGCTCAAAATGCCTCACAGCATCGGCGTTGGGGCTTCGctgatgcttgttgagagCGAAGACACTGCACCGATCTTTCTCGGCCTTCCTCCAGATTCCACTACGTCCGGGAAATTGCGAAACAAAGCACTGAATGCGTTATACAAGGAGGGGCCGATGAAGCCAGTTACGACTGCGTTGAACCAGGCTCTGAGTCAAGCCGGCTGCACTCATTTCCCTGAGGAAGACTTTTTCACTGCGACCTACACAGCCCACGATATAACTATTCAACTCTGCTCAGAGAGCATGGAATATTTGAGATCGGACTTACCGTCTTCAATTCACTTCATAGGTGTTCTACCACGAATTGATACCGGTCTTTTCGAGCAGCCTGGTTGGTGGTCCGAGATTGAGAGGGCAAGGGCCACTAGAAATAGCAGGGTCATCGTCGTCTCGCAAGCGAACGTAAACCACTCTGATCTTATTACACCAACTGTATTGGCGTTCAGCGATCAAGATGACGTCAATGTAATCGTGATACTGGGAGAGAACAACAAAATGATGACTCACAATGTTCAGCTGCCGCCGCACGTGCGAATAGCCAATTCGCCTGTCGAGGATCAGATATTGAAGTTCGCCGATGTATTTGTCTCTAATTCAGGTTACGGCGCGTTCACCTGCGCCGTTCGTAACGGTGTTCAGATACTACTAGCTGTTGAAAAGGAGAGGGAACTTGAGGTGAGTATGCGAGTGGATTACACCGGGATAGGCTTTAGTCTAGAGGCACAGAAAGTGACCCCAGATAAGATCCgcaaggctgctgaggaaATATTAAAGAACCCAAAGTACAAAACGAAGGCGATAGAGATGAAAGAGGAAAACGATGCACTAAACGCTCTTACAGCAATCGAGACAAAGGTTATGGAATTGACAGGAAAGTAG